Proteins encoded in a region of the Nocardia asteroides genome:
- a CDS encoding IS110 family transposase: MFVGWDWGNAAHDVTVINDAGGRVDRLRIPHTEDGITRALAELARHGDRTDLPVAIETTRGLVVDRLLAAGHPVIAIHPNAFHAARPRWGAARAKNDPGDAFKLADFARTDIHRLPRLVPTLPETLELQALTRQRGDQLGLRIAAANQLAALLDAHWPGGKTVFAQLHSPIALEFLDRYPTPQSAAGLTPARLEQFCKRRGYSGRRSGSELLARLREAPVAATRLGQAVVAQLVRAQVAVVRALQAGIDTLETIITEAVTAHPYARLLGDLPRVGTLNLAQIIGEVGPILERTTSFDQLAAETGVAPVTRASGKTHTVAFRHATNRHARQALHVWFDNSRRAHAWAAQRYAAARARGQRHPHAPRTLGRAWLRVIWACWRTKTAYNPTRHQPEKQPTAA, translated from the coding sequence TTGTTCGTCGGCTGGGACTGGGGAAACGCTGCCCACGACGTGACCGTGATCAACGACGCCGGGGGCCGGGTCGACCGGCTGAGGATCCCTCATACCGAGGACGGCATCACCCGGGCGCTGGCCGAACTGGCTCGTCACGGCGACCGTACCGATCTGCCGGTGGCGATCGAGACCACCCGCGGCTTGGTCGTGGACCGCCTGCTCGCCGCCGGTCACCCGGTGATCGCGATACACCCCAACGCATTCCATGCCGCCCGGCCACGCTGGGGCGCAGCGCGGGCGAAGAACGATCCCGGCGACGCGTTCAAGCTGGCGGACTTCGCGCGCACCGACATCCACCGCCTGCCGCGGCTGGTGCCGACACTGCCGGAAACTCTCGAGCTGCAGGCACTGACCCGCCAGCGCGGCGACCAGCTGGGTCTGCGTATCGCGGCTGCCAACCAGCTCGCCGCCCTGCTCGATGCGCACTGGCCCGGGGGCAAAACCGTTTTCGCGCAACTGCATTCGCCGATCGCGCTGGAGTTCCTCGACCGCTACCCGACCCCGCAGAGCGCCGCCGGGCTCACCCCGGCCCGCCTCGAGCAGTTCTGCAAACGCCGAGGCTACAGTGGCCGCCGCAGCGGAAGCGAGCTGCTGGCCCGACTGCGTGAGGCGCCGGTGGCCGCCACCCGCCTCGGGCAGGCCGTGGTGGCGCAGTTGGTCCGCGCCCAGGTCGCGGTCGTGCGGGCACTGCAGGCCGGCATCGACACCCTCGAAACGATCATCACCGAGGCCGTCACCGCACACCCCTACGCCCGGTTGCTCGGCGATCTGCCACGCGTGGGCACCCTGAACCTGGCCCAGATCATCGGTGAGGTCGGCCCGATCCTCGAGCGCACCACCAGCTTCGATCAACTGGCCGCGGAGACCGGTGTCGCCCCGGTCACCCGCGCCTCTGGCAAGACCCATACCGTCGCGTTCCGGCACGCCACCAACCGACACGCCCGCCAAGCCCTGCACGTCTGGTTCGACAACAGCCGCCGCGCCCACGCCTGGGCCGCGCAGCGCTACGCCGCGGCCCGTGCACGCGGGCAACGCCACCCACACGCCCCGCGCACCCTCGGCCGCGCTTGGCTGCGCGTCATCTGGGCCTGCTGGCGCACCAAAACCGCCTACAACCCCACCCGCCACCAACCGGAAAAACAACCGACCGCCGCATAG
- a CDS encoding acyl-CoA dehydrogenase family protein has protein sequence MFIDLTTEQRRLRDELRAYFADLVTPEEEAEMAVNRHGDAYRAVVRRMGRDGLLGVGWPKEYGGQGFGPVEQQIFFNEAVRADVPLPLVTLLTVGPTLQQFGTEEQKQRFLPGILSGEIHFAIGYSEPEAGTDLAALRTSAVRDESGDWVVNGQKIFTTGAHEADYVWLACRTGSAESRHRGITILIVDTTDPGYSWTPIITCDGAHHTNATYFDNVRVPASMLVGDENRGWKLITTQLNHERVSLGPSGKIEQLYDRVRDWAQPRGVLAELDVRRALGRIHAMVRLNELLNWQVAGTVDGDQSQVIADASATKVYSTESLQEAGRLAEEIVGRYGDPADPATGELLTWLDRRTKQNLVVTFGGGVNEVMRELVASSGLRLPRVPR, from the coding sequence ATGTTCATCGACCTGACCACCGAGCAACGCCGGCTGCGCGACGAACTGCGCGCCTATTTCGCCGATCTCGTGACTCCCGAGGAGGAGGCCGAGATGGCGGTGAACCGGCACGGCGACGCCTACCGCGCCGTCGTGCGCCGGATGGGCCGCGACGGCCTGCTCGGCGTCGGTTGGCCGAAGGAATACGGCGGGCAGGGTTTCGGGCCGGTCGAGCAGCAGATCTTCTTCAACGAGGCGGTCCGCGCCGACGTCCCGCTTCCGTTGGTGACGCTGCTTACCGTCGGCCCCACCTTGCAGCAATTCGGCACCGAGGAGCAGAAGCAGCGGTTCCTGCCCGGAATCCTCTCCGGAGAGATCCATTTCGCGATCGGCTACTCCGAACCGGAGGCGGGCACCGACCTGGCCGCGCTGCGCACGTCCGCGGTGCGCGACGAGTCGGGGGACTGGGTCGTCAACGGGCAGAAGATCTTCACCACGGGCGCGCACGAAGCCGATTACGTGTGGCTGGCCTGCCGCACCGGCTCGGCCGAGTCGCGCCACCGCGGCATCACGATCCTGATCGTGGATACCACCGATCCCGGCTACTCCTGGACGCCGATCATCACCTGCGACGGCGCCCACCACACCAACGCGACCTATTTCGACAACGTGCGCGTCCCGGCGAGCATGCTGGTCGGCGACGAGAACCGAGGCTGGAAGCTGATCACGACTCAGCTCAACCACGAGCGGGTGAGCCTGGGTCCGTCCGGCAAGATCGAGCAGCTCTACGACCGGGTGCGCGACTGGGCGCAACCGCGCGGCGTGCTCGCCGAACTCGACGTGCGGCGCGCGCTGGGCCGCATCCACGCCATGGTCCGGCTGAACGAACTGCTGAACTGGCAGGTGGCCGGGACCGTCGACGGCGATCAGTCCCAGGTGATCGCCGACGCGTCGGCCACCAAGGTGTACTCCACCGAATCGCTGCAGGAGGCGGGCAGGCTCGCCGAAGAGATCGTCGGCCGCTACGGCGACCCGGCCGACCCTGCGACCGGCGAACTGCTGACCTGGCTGGACCGCAGGACCAAGCAGAACCTCGTGGTCACCTTCGGCGGCGGCGTCAACGAGGTTATGCGGGAGCTGGTCGCCTCGTCCGGACTGCGGTTGCCGCGAGTACCCCGATAA
- a CDS encoding MaoC family dehydratase N-terminal domain-containing protein, protein MPETTTPEAIVAAAEAIRAAGECAPRFGRDPVNQPMINNWVEALGDANPIYVDEQAARAVGHPGIVAPPAMAQVWTMFGLNGSRPADDPMGAATELLDAAGYTSVVATDCRQTYHRYLSVGEQVSVTSTLSDIRGPKRTALGEGWFVTFQTTWRVGEEVVAEMLFRLLKFAPGTAAQVPAAGERVKPLVSWDTEFFWEGANAGELRIQRLPDGSLRHPPIPAIWQDKSKPTDYVVASGRGTVFSYVVHHAPKVPGRQLPFVVALVELEEGVRMLGELRGIEPAAVEIGLPVEVGFEKLDDEATLPFWVVRA, encoded by the coding sequence GTGCCGGAAACCACTACTCCGGAGGCGATCGTCGCCGCAGCCGAAGCGATTCGGGCGGCGGGTGAGTGCGCGCCCCGTTTCGGGCGTGATCCGGTGAACCAGCCGATGATCAACAATTGGGTCGAGGCGCTGGGTGACGCCAATCCGATCTACGTCGACGAGCAGGCGGCGCGCGCCGTGGGACATCCCGGCATCGTCGCGCCGCCCGCCATGGCGCAGGTGTGGACCATGTTCGGGCTCAACGGTTCGCGGCCCGCCGACGATCCGATGGGCGCGGCCACCGAACTACTCGACGCCGCGGGCTACACCTCGGTGGTGGCCACCGATTGCAGGCAGACCTATCACCGCTATCTCAGTGTCGGTGAGCAGGTTTCGGTCACCAGCACGCTGTCGGACATCCGCGGCCCGAAGCGGACCGCGCTGGGCGAAGGGTGGTTCGTCACCTTTCAGACCACCTGGCGGGTCGGTGAAGAGGTGGTCGCCGAGATGCTGTTCCGGTTGTTGAAATTCGCCCCGGGTACCGCGGCGCAGGTGCCCGCCGCGGGCGAGCGGGTGAAGCCGCTGGTCTCCTGGGACACCGAATTCTTCTGGGAGGGAGCCAACGCCGGGGAGCTGCGCATCCAGCGACTCCCGGACGGATCGCTGCGGCATCCCCCCATCCCGGCCATCTGGCAGGACAAGTCGAAACCCACCGATTACGTCGTCGCCTCCGGGCGCGGCACGGTGTTCAGTTACGTCGTACACCACGCGCCGAAGGTGCCGGGGCGGCAGTTGCCGTTCGTGGTGGCGCTGGTCGAGTTGGAGGAGGGCGTTCGCATGCTCGGTGAATTGCGCGGCATCGAGCCCGCCGCGGTGGAGATCGGCCTGCCGGTCGAGGTGGGCTTCGAGAAGCTCGACGACGAGGCAACCCTGCCGTTCTGGGTGGTGCGCGCGTGA